A section of the Micromonas commoda chromosome 14, complete sequence genome encodes:
- a CDS encoding predicted protein: MLQKSLLSVAAGVGAVAFPHRADLVGAVGETTGWYALRRMRDRMRRDPTGRDILRRRPRITDDFLERCHALPEGTFGGAYAKFMGRRKFNPNDRPPVRFVDDEELAYVATRSREVHDLWHVLFQCPTTVQGELALKALEFAQTGLPMAALGAAFAPILLETSKREFLFNEMYPWARRAGARAADLMCLDYENEIGTDLAELRHKWRITPAPKQPKRPRANTDEDKDEST; the protein is encoded by the coding sequence ATGCTGCAGAAGTCGCTCctgtccgtcgccgcgggggtgggcgcggtggcctTCCCCCATCGCGCCGATCTGGTGGGCGCGGTGGGGGAGACGACCGGGTGGTACGCGCTCCGACGCATGCGCGACCGCATGCGACGCGACCCCACCGGCCGCGACATCCtacgccggcgcccccgcaTCACCGACGACTTCCTGGAGCGGTGCCACGCCCTGCCCGAGGGCACGTTCGGGGGCGCCTACGCGAAGTTCATGGGGAGGAGAAAGTTCAACCCCAACGACAGGCCGCCGGTGCggttcgtcgacgacgaggagctcgcgtacgtggcgacgaggtcgagggaGGTCCACGACCTGTGGCACGTGCTGTTCCAGTGCCCCACGACGGTTcagggcgagctcgcgctcaaggcgctggagTTTGCGCAGACGGGTCtgccgatggcggcgctgggaGCGGCGTTTGCGCCCATCCTGCTCGAGACGAGTAAGCGAGAGTTCCTGTTCAACGAGATGTACCcgtgggcgaggcgcgcgggggcgagggcggcggatcTGATGTGTCTGGATTACGAGAACGAGATCGGGACGGACCTGGCGGAGCTGAGGCACAAGTGGCGGATaacgccggcgccgaagcAGCCGAAGCGCCCGAGGGCGAAcaccgacgaggacaagGACGAGTCGACGTAG
- a CDS encoding predicted protein, with translation MAVSFAPLTSSLSSSGSLAAGAAVDSAAGASSSLARTIVERDPSRLAAIIAVLRAPGVVPMRTALGARTTETTRVLDEDAARHPAMTAVLWRTKVDISRWDVPRGC, from the coding sequence ATGGCGGTCAGCTTCGCGCCCTTGACCTCCTCGCTGTCCTCCTCTGGCTCcctggcggcgggcgcggcggtggattcggcggcgggcgcctcgtcctcgctcgCTCGAACCATCGTGGAGCGAGACCCATCGCGGTTGGCGGCCATCATCGCCGTCTTGAGAGCCCCTGGGGTGGTGCCGATGCGAACGGCGCTCGGGGCTcggacgacggagacgacgcgggtcctcgacgaggacgcggcgcggcatCCCGCGATGACGGCGGTGTTGTGGAGGACGAAGGTGGACATCTCGCGGTGGGATGTGCCGCGCGGGTGCTGA
- a CDS encoding predicted protein translates to MGYAGYAPGHQVQIATPLQQLLKLIKNDATLATIEKLTRNTAQAPAEEKFRKIRLTNAKIAEVITNVTGAVEAMVEMGWVKEDDGEFLVLPAGTSVSMREVREIDDARRALKKWEEEELKRRIAARNKANACPEKARLLAEMAADRAEQKARGPVTQGSVAVERSDKALAERMQTAAGAGCCGSSGGG, encoded by the coding sequence atgggctACGCGGGCTACGCTCCCGGCCACCAGGTCCAGATTGCGACTCCGCTGCAGCAGCTCTTGAAGCTCATCAAGAACGACGCCACGCTCGCAACCATAGAGAAGCTCACGCGGAATACCGCGCAGGctcccgcggaggagaagtTTCGGAAGATCCGACTGACGAACGCGAAGATCGCCGAGGTCATCACCAACGTGACGGGCGCCGTGGAGGCCATGGTCGAGATGGGCTGGGtcaaggaggacgacggggagttCCTCGTCCTTCCCGCTGGCACGTCCGTGAGCATGAGGGAGGTTCGGGAGAttgacgacgcgaggagggcgctcAAGAAgtgggaggaggaagagCTCAAGCGTCGCATCGCGGCCAGGAACAAGGCCAACGCGTGCCCGGAGAAGgcccgcctcctcgcggagatggccgccgaccgcgccgagcaaAAGGCGCGCGGACCCGTCACCCAAGGGTCAGTCGCCGTGGAGAGGAGCGACAAAGCTCTCGCCGAGCGCATGcaaaccgccgcgggcgccggatGCTGCGGCAGCTCCGGCGGTGGCTGA
- a CDS encoding predicted protein: MSDQKERMVPADRSNWNAILKWSMAQQGDGTSSEPAREISEEDRRWLLDAMASGFIDEIKRMKDIIACISAGIEATHDAEEIDARVELMEELTDRVSGVDNGGDLHTLGGLEPLVRYVASSPHARLRAAAAEVLGTTVQNHPKAQEAALGCDAMDPLLRMAAGEGDDAPPTDAAQAESTTTAQGDASEGTKELVKARVKALFALSCLLRGCTRAQEAFQLGDGFALLKNCLRVDHARLRTKALHLARHLATLDMRFMRACVDAGYVLAAAASLAGSLPRVFDRDADADANADLSADAFTEEDIEKGQVREAALRLMVDVARKVDFDAVPKAVDHLRSAIVVNAINAVGKAYTRFGREEKETYRDEMQLCAQLAKMFE, encoded by the coding sequence ATGAGCGACCAGAAAGAGCGAATGGTCCCCGCGGACAGGTCCAACTGGAACGCCATCCTTAAGTGGTCCATGGCGCAGCAAGGGGACGGCACGTCGTCagagcccgcgcgcgagatctCGGAGGAGGACAGGCGgtggctcctcgacgccatggCGAGCGGGTTCATAGACGAGATTAAGCGCATGAAGGACATCATAGCCTGCATCAGCGCCGGGATCGAAGCGACGCACGAtgccgaggagatcgacgcgcgggtggagcTCATGGAGGAGCTGACGGACCGCGTGAGCGGCGTAGACAACGGCGGGGATCTGCACACGCTGGGAGGCTTGGAGCCCCTCGTGCGGTacgtggcgtcgtcgccgcacgccaggctacgcgccgccgcggcggaggtgctcggcaCGACGGTACAGAACCACCCGAAGGCGCAGGAAGCCGCGCTGGgatgcgacgcgatggaTCCGCTGCTGCGCatggccgcgggcgagggagacgacgcgccgcccaccgacgccgcccaagccgaatccaccaccaccgcccaAGGGGACGCGTCCGAGGGGACGAAGGAGCTCGTCAAGGCTCGCGTCAAGGCTCTATTCGCGCTCTCGTGCCTCCTCCGAGGATGTACAAGGGCCCAGGAGGCGttccagctcggcgacggcttcgcgcTGCTGAAGAACTGCCTACGCGTGGACCACGCGCGGCTGCGAACGAAAGCGCTGCACCTGGCGAGACACCTGGCGACGCTGGACATGAGGTTCATGCGCGCGTGCGTAGACGCGGGGTacgttctcgccgccgccgcgtcgctcgcgggctcACTCCCTCGCGTGTTTGATCGTGATGCAGATGCAGATGCGAATGCGGACCTTTCTGCGGATGCGTTCACGGAGGAGGACATCGAGAAGGGTCAGGTTCGGGAGGCTGCGCTGCGTCTCATGGTGGACGTGGCGCGGAAGGTTGACTTTGACGCGGTGCCGAAGGCGGTGGACCACCTCCGGTCGGCGATCGTCGTCAACGCCATCAACGCGGTGGGTAAGGCGTATACGCGCTTCGGCcgggaggagaaggagacgTACAGGGACGAGATGCAGCTCTGCGCGCAGCTGGCGAAGATGTTCGAGTGA
- a CDS encoding predicted protein, with protein sequence MDPSAEEKARRVRSLLSSYYGGGVGGPSPKTASLPAIDRDGFDHDAYVTESVRDVPLAELQARCVSMAGEIKQLDGDMQMLVYENYSKFIVATDTVKQMRTNVATIESRVEELTASVDATAAAADAVNLKLSSHREQIEQLNGVRALIKKLQAVFDLPAKLRTCADTGALALAVRYHVGARPLLAKYGDAGAFVGVKRECDAAMKTVEEKLRAGFHDAAVLAAARRRRRREMHEKASEEASHGSKGDDGSENADTAGSDSPDPSPSTLDASECVELLERLGTPSGELQGAYLASRRVAMDRSLGDAESAASSSPVPDARAFVVSLSASFLEDFRETAAEYAELFKDREPLVALGRELLQRYFGVVKLGLAGGAGSGAAGVGTTPARGLMAALAQMAADLSGINRLVPEIRLGDRAAEVVETATRERVGAAFRALELKLADAIERTGADVEARVTNADAGGGGTDDGEDGAFLLDRFEELRDATLAGVKEALADTRSLLEERPVMVASWREEFESLVRGHAASTLDALLAGLRSAAGPPPVLLVHARLASFMETDGVPTIARTLDAFFPAPKDSEANTRTLFAEKEQIYAQVADELVRAYAAEQTTRLSLMIRQSVALGRWDVANEPRDVSPVVKAVVASLVAVETETAGILEDGGYGSLSALSETHAAPATGIDRGVADLFRGEGSASSSGVFDVAVEPTRAHVLGAVTKSALKSFVECVRGVRRFNRCGYQQTQADATYLDRRVRRFVSIDSDVAGVVGLCGAMVSAAGERSEDPTPLDPFVVDRILSQKANR encoded by the coding sequence ATGGATccgagcgccgaggagaaggcgcggcgggtgcggagCCTACTCTCCTCCTACTACGGCGGTGGGGTCGGCGGACCGAGCCCGAAGACCGCATCGCTCCCCGCcatcgaccgcgacggaTTCGATCACGACGCTTACGTCACGGAGTCGGTGCGCGATGTCCCCTTGGCCGAGCTCCAGGCGAGGTGCGTCTCCATGGCTGGCGAGATCAAgcagctcgacggcgacatgCAGATGCTGGTGTACGAGAACTACTCCAAGTTCATCGTGGCCACCGACACCGTCAAGCAGATGCGAACAAACGTCGCCACCATCGAGTCCAGGGTCGAGGAACTCACCGCCAGCgtggacgccaccgccgccgcggccgacgccgtcaaccTCAAGCTCTCGTCGCACCGGGAACAGATCGAGCAGCTcaacggcgtccgcgcgctcatCAAGAAACTCCAAGCCGTGTTCGACCTGCCCGCCAAGCTGAGGACGTGCGCTGACACCggggcgctggcgctggcggTGAGGTaccacgtcggcgcgcggccgctGCTCGCCAAGTacggggacgcgggcgcgtttgTCGGCGTCAAGAGAgagtgcgacgcggcgatgaagacggtggaggagaagctgcgcgcggggtttcacgacgcggcggttttagcggcggcgcgccggaggaggcgccgcgagATGCACGAGAAGGCTTCCGAGGAGGCTTCGCACGGGTCCaaaggcgacgacgggtccgaAAACGCGGACACGGCTGGCAGCGACTCGccggacccgtcgccgtcaactCTGGACGCGTCCGAATGCGTCGAGCTTCTGGAGCGGCTCGGGACCCCCTCGGGCGAACTCCAGGGCGCctacctcgcgtcgcgccgcgtcgccatgGACCGGTCgttgggcgacgccgagtccgcggcgtcgtcgtccccggtgccggacgcgagggcgtttGTCGTGTCGCTCAGCGCGTCCTTTTTGGAGGATTTtcgggagacggcggcggagtacGCCGAGCTTTTCAAGGATCGCGagcccctcgtcgccctcggccgcgagctgctccagAGGTacttcggcgtcgtcaagCTGGGTctcgcggggggcgccgggtCTGGGGCGGCCGGCGTCGGGACCACCCCGGCGAGGGGTCtgatggcggcgctggcgcagaTGGCTGCGGATCTGAGCGGAATCAACAGGCTGGTGCCCGAGATTCGTCtgggcgatcgcgcggcggaggtggtggagacggcgacgcgcgaacgcgtcggcgccgcgttcagggcgctggagcttaagctcgcggacgccatcgaacgtacgggcgcggacgtggaggcgagggtgacgaacgcggacgcggggggcgggggaacggacgacggggaggatgGCGCGTTTTTACTCGATCGcttcgaggagctccgcgacgcgacgctcgccggcgtgaaggaggcgctcgccgataCCAGGTCGCTGCTCGAGGAGAGGCCGGTGATGGTGGCGTCGTGGCGGGAGGAGTTTGAGTCCCTCGTTCGGGgccacgccgcgtccaccctcgacgcgcttctcgccgggctgaggtccgccgccggacccccgcccgtcctcctcgtccacgcgcgcctcgcgagcttCATGGAGACGGACGGCGTCCCGACCATCGCGCGAACCCTCGACGCCTTCTTCCCAGCACCGAAAGACTCCGAGGCGAACACGCGAACGCTCTTCGCGGAGAAGGAACAAATATACGCCCaagtcgccgacgagctcgttcgCGCGTACGCGGCTGAGCAAACGACGCGCCTCTCGCTCATGATCCGTCAGTCCGTCGCGTTGGGTCGGTgggacgtcgcgaacgagccGAGGGACGTGTCGCCGGTGGTAAAAGCGGTGgtggcgtcgctcgtcgccgtcgagacTGAGACGGCGGGGATACTGGAGGATGGCGGCTACGGCTCTCTCTCGGCTCTCTCcgagacgcacgcggcgcctGCGACGGGCATCgaccggggcgtcgcggacctgTTCCGGGGTGagggctcggcgtcgtcgtccggggtgttcgacgtcgcggtggaaCCCACGCGGGCGCACGTGCTGGGCGCGGTGACCAAATCGGCGCTCAAGTCGTTCGTCGAGTGCGTTCGGGGCGTGCGACGGTTCAACCGGTGCGGGTACCAGCAGACgcaggcggacgcgacgtacCTGGACAGGCGCGTGAGACGTTTCGTTTCCATTGATTCGGACGTGGCGGGGGTGGTGGGGTTGTGTGGGGCGatggtgagcgccgcgggggagaggAGCGAAGATCCGACCCCCCTGGACCCGTTCGTAGTCGACCGCATCCTGTCGCAGAAGGCGAATCGGTGA
- a CDS encoding predicted protein, producing MVSQSGPAEDARFRLVWRETEKSWTPALVAALLGLDLEVDAADDMGRPHDEGEKASAVGPPRHGRARVSGCPGTEVTVEVPTLRDLKLALSFNGLEVPLTHGYRHYRLQPSPPHDNISDAQVPGEDPPLVAQLAPLSTEEILTRLKKARREDDTSPPSKRRKAQAKGSKNKTLAHALAVNDLARAMGGVRPVYRCPGAAPLRPADFDELRGKLLEALRDFQDFFDNPQRKGVRSRRYLVLKRKAVDDAEKFRRRSVVDVPDRCRSEMVGTGNKVRERARVWSLCEEALRTFFLEGRHPEYDSLAITSDFRGSPHVDKKDTSHQYVLALGDFEGGELCVEAGEGGEKTLAVDVKNRLGRLDGRVPHWVSGWTGERFSLVFFRTGGTPTPIEPVDAHVRWMKSQSIGS from the exons atGGTGTCGCAGTCCGGGCCGGCTGAGGATGCGCGGTTCAGACTCGTGTGGAGGGAGACGGAGAAATCGTggacccccgcgctcgtcgcggcgctcctggGCTTGGACCTggaggtcgacgccgccgacgacatgGGGCGTCCCCACGACGAAGGTGAAAAGGCATCGGCGGTCGGCCCACCGCGGCATGGGCGCGCTAGGGTTAGCGGATGCCCGGGTACCGAGGTGACCGTGGAGGTGCCCACGTTGAGAGACCTCAAGCTGGCGCTCAGTTTTAACG GTCTCGAGGTGCCGCTCACGCACGGATACCGACATTACCGCCTCcagccgtcgccaccgcacGACAACATATCGGATGCGCAGGTACCTGGCGAGGatccgccgctcgtcgcgcagctcgcgccgctGAGCACCGAGGAGATACTGACGAGGCTCAAGAAGGCTAGGAGGGAAGACGatacatcgccgccgtccaagCGACGCAAGGCGCAAGCAAAGGGGAGCAAAAACAAGACGCTGGcacacgcgctcgccgtcaaCGACCTAGCACGAGCGATGGGTGGCGTGAGGCCGGTGTATCGATGTCCGGGAGCGGCACCGCTCCGACCGGCCGACTTTGACGAGCTACGCGGGAAGCTTCTCGAAGCGCTGCGCGACTTTCAGGACTTTTTCGACAACCCGCAGCGCAAGGGCGTTCGATCGCGGAGGTACCTCGTGCTGAAGCGGAAGGCGGTTGATGACGCGGAAAAGTTTCGTAGGCGTTCGGTGGTGGACGTGCCGGATCGGTGTCGGTCGGAAATGGTCGGAACTGGGAACAAGGTGAGGGAACGCGCTCGGGTGTGGAGCCTATGCGAAGAGGCGCTGCGAACCTTCTTCCTCGAGGGTCGTCATCCCGAGTACGACAGTTTGGCGATAACTTCCGATTTTAGGGGCTCGCCCCACGTGGATAAGAAGGATACGTCGCACCAGTACGTGCTCGCGCTGGGTGACTTCGAGGGTGGGGAGCTGTgcgtcgaggctggcgagggtggcgagaAGACGCTGGCGGTGGACGTGAAGAACAGACTCGGCAGGTTGGACGGGAGGGTGCCGCACTGGGTCAGCGGCTGGACCGGTGAGAGGTTCTCGCTGGTTTTCTTTCGAACCGGTGGGACACCGACGCCGATTGAGCCCGTGGACGCGCACGTGCGCTGGATGAAGTCGCAATCGATAGGATCTTAG
- a CDS encoding predicted protein produces LSRERVAWFFALSTVGTLMFTLAFFVGLPTLILAPAKFALCFSIGSACSMSAMGALRGLQGQLAHMTAPERLTHSAAYVGSLLGTLYCALVLHSYVLTILCSFAQLTSLLYYQVSYFP; encoded by the coding sequence CTCTCGAGGGAGAGGGTCGCGTGGTTCTTCGCGCTCTCCACGGTCGGGACCCTCATGTTCACCCTCGCCTTCTTCGTGGGCCTCCCCACGctcatcctcgcgcccgccaagTTCGCGCTCTGCTTCTCCATAGGAAGCGCGTGTTCCATGTCGGCGATGGGGGCGCTGAGGGGGTTGCAGGGGCAGTTGGCGCACATGACCGCCCCCGAGCGTCTCACCCActccgcggcgtacgtcgGGTCGTTGCTGGGCACGCTCTACTGCGCGCTGGTGCTGCACTCTTACGTGCTCACCATCCTCTGCTCGTTCGCGCAGCTGACGTCGCTGCTGTACTACCAGGTGAGCTACTTTCCC
- a CDS encoding predicted protein, producing the protein MRPAAAFAASVFAAKDDDDDWEDIDPDDIEFLDGEFVVEAFDDEDQLAKALCAEVEENAKACLAERGGFTLAVPGGSVAKALAGLKDAKGIDWSKVHLFFVNERVPDGKCHKLAMDTWVGAVGMPDANVHKPDAGGSVEEEAAAYEAQMRTLAERDDDVMMLDEVNGLPVFDLILLGMGADGHVGSIYPDSAALKDETGAAVLGVDMPGKRSITMSLPLINTAERVVVAASGTKKAETVRAVLEDDESELPGACVDAFSTIFFLDSGAASKLVAYAEEEE; encoded by the coding sequence atgcgacccgccgccgcattcgccgcgtccgtcttcgccgctaaggacgacgacgacgactgggaGGACATCGACCCCGACGACATCGAGTTCCTCGACGGGGagttcgtcgtcgaggccttcgacgacgaggaccagctcgccaaggctctctgcgcggaggtggaggagaaCGCCAAGGCGTGCCTCGCGGAGAGGGGCGGATTCACCCTCGCGGTGCCCGGCGGTTCCGTCGCCAAGGCTCTCGCGGGTTTGAAGGACGCCAAGGGGATCGACTGGTCCAAGGTTCACCTCTTCTTCGTCAACGAGCGCGTCCCGGACGGCAAGTGCCACAAGCTCGCCATGGACACCTGGGTCGGCGCGGTTGGCATGCCCGACGCCAACGTGCACAAGCCGGATGCCGGCGGAtccgtggaggaggaggctgccgcgtaCGAGGCGCAGATGCGAACGctggcggagcgcgacgacgacgtcatgatgctcgacgaggtcaaCGGCCTGCCCGTCTTCGACCTCATCCTCCTGGGcatgggcgccgacggccacGTGGGTTCCATCTACCCAGACTcggccgcgctcaaggatgAGACTGGCGCGGCAGTGCTCGGAGTGGACATGCCGGGCAAGCGCTCCATCACGATGTCCCTGCCCCTCATCAACACCGCGGAGAGGGTCGTGGTGGCCGCGAGCGGgacgaagaaggcggagacggtgagggcggtgctcgaggacgacgagagcGAGTTGCCGGGGGCttgcgtcgacgcgttctcCACCATCTTCTTCCTGGACTCGGGCGCCGCATCCAAGCTGGTGGCgtacgccgaggaggaggagtga
- a CDS encoding predicted protein — MVSTRRSARGPSATATAIGTGKDKKPKADGKRKRSASTAAAKATPAAASAPAANTDAATPLLDLGPLEEGVLVGRPSERNRSPYVGDVRITSGPHAGRVAVTHLPNMDSGGKCRPGVRVLCRRQPGVTPDTVGQYGTPKCELVCQLIRCDEPENDALGGCWVSAHPTIGEKLVEALIRRGALDARLHAPVCNLETQVGKTRKVSDSASGGYRPDFRATHADGTATVLETKQVVDTDYDPRTVHDAAALQPGHPVYAPRDDVNAGGYERAGIFPWGKRGQKGPGGEQVVSARAIEHVRELAAVVDPGTVRGKKGTSGDVHAAVVLMAGRHDVCAIRANGAACPSFAAHLAAAEGRGVRVLGHRVRWGEGVDVGRAFDGGEVPVLPPLTEEDLAVLVPKPKPGKEKKPAVKKARTDE; from the coding sequence atggTCTCCACCAGACGGAGCGCCCGCGGACcttccgccaccgccaccgcgatcGGCACCGGGAAGGATAAAAAGCCAAAGGCTGACGGTAAGCGCAAgcgctcggcgtccaccgccgcggcgaaggcgacgcccgcggccgcgtccgcccccgccgcgaacaccgacgccgcgacgccgctcctGGACCTCGGGCCGCTCGAGGAGGGGGTGCTGGTGGGCCGTCCCTCCGAACGCAACCGATCGCCGTACGTGGGCGACGTGCGCATCACGTCGGGTCCCCACGCGGGACGCGTGGCGGTGACGCACCTCCCGAACATGGACAGCGGCGGAAAGTGCCGCcccggcgtgcgcgtcctgTGTCGGCGGCAGCCGGGCGTCACACCCGACACCGTAGGCCAGTACGGAACCCCCAAGTGCGAGCTCGTGTGCCAGCTCATCCGatgcgacgagcccgagaaTGACGCGCTCGGAGGGTGCTGGGTATCCGCGCATCCCACCATCGGCGAAaagctcgtcgaggcgctcatacgccgcggcgccctggaCGCTCGGCTGCACGCCCCGGTTTGTAACCTCGAGACGCAGGTGGGCAAGACGAGGAAGGTGAGCGACAGCGCCAGCGGCGGGTACCGCCCCGACTTTCGAGCCAcgcacgccgacggcaccgcgacGGTGCTCGAGACGAAGCAAGTGGTGGACACCGATTACGACCCTCGCaccgtccacgacgccgcggctttaCAACCCGGGCACCCGGTGTACGCGCCGAGGGACGACGTTAACGCGGGGGggtacgagcgcgcgggtatATTCCCGTGGGGCAAGCGGGGTCAGAAGGGCCCGGGTGGCGAGCAGGTCGTCTCCGCTCGAGCCATCGAGCACGTTCGAGAGCTCGCGGCTGTGGTCGACCCGGGGACTGTCAGAGGGAAGAAAGGGACGAGTGGGGATGTTCACGCGGCCGTGGTGCTGATGGCGGGGCGGCACGACGTGTGCGCGAtccgcgcgaacggcgccgcgtgtccttccttcgcggcgcacctggccgcggcggagggtcgAGGCGTTCGGGTGTTGGGGCACAGGGTTCGATGGGGCGAGGGGGTCGACGTCGGGAGGgcgttcgacggcggggaggtTCCGGTGCTGCCGCCGCTCACggaggaggacctcgcggtgctggtgcccaagcccaagcccgGGAAGGAGAAGAAACCCGCGGTGAAGAAGGCGAGGACGGACGAGTGA